A stretch of Roseibium porphyridii DNA encodes these proteins:
- a CDS encoding cephalosporin hydroxylase family protein: MTNSNDPIRQFEIERETRITTYRDQEAWRAQSRDWMKTAFDQKYMYNFAWGGRPIIQLPTDMAVFQEIVWETKPDLIIETGIAHGGSLIMSASLLAMLDYCDAVKSGGVVDPKTARRRVLGIDIDIRAHNRDALTSHPMSAKIDMFEGSSVADEMIKRVHDYARDYERILVCLDSNHTHEHVLAELNAYAALASKDSYCLVFDTVIEDLPEDTFPDRPWAPGNNAKTAVHEFLKSHPEFAIDQEINNKLLISAAPDGWLKRVS; this comes from the coding sequence GTGACCAATTCCAACGACCCGATCCGGCAATTCGAGATCGAACGTGAAACTCGCATCACGACTTACCGCGACCAGGAGGCCTGGCGAGCCCAGTCCAGGGATTGGATGAAGACTGCTTTCGACCAAAAGTACATGTACAACTTCGCTTGGGGTGGTCGACCGATTATCCAGCTGCCGACCGACATGGCGGTGTTTCAGGAAATCGTCTGGGAAACGAAGCCAGACCTGATCATCGAGACTGGCATCGCACATGGCGGCTCGCTGATCATGAGTGCATCGCTGTTGGCCATGCTCGACTATTGTGATGCGGTCAAAAGCGGTGGTGTGGTGGATCCAAAGACGGCACGACGTCGTGTGCTCGGCATCGATATCGACATCCGTGCTCACAACCGCGACGCCCTGACCAGCCATCCAATGTCGGCCAAGATCGATATGTTCGAAGGATCTTCGGTCGCCGACGAAATGATCAAGCGGGTGCATGATTACGCCAGGGACTACGAACGCATACTGGTGTGCCTAGACAGCAATCACACCCACGAACACGTCTTGGCAGAACTTAACGCTTATGCCGCGCTCGCGTCCAAGGACAGTTATTGCCTTGTCTTTGACACTGTGATCGAGGATCTGCCGGAGGATACGTTCCCGGACAGGCCATGGGCACCCGGCAACAATGCCAAGACTGCTGTTCACGAATTCCTGAAATCCCATCCGGAATTCGCGATCGACCAGGAAATCAACAACAAGCTCCTGATTTCAGCTGCACCGGATGGCTGGCTAAAACGGGTAAGTTAA
- a CDS encoding LysR substrate-binding domain-containing protein → MRRAFVPPADTLIAFECAARHLSFTRAAEELHLTQGAISKQVRQLEDRLGVELFRRVRQRIVLTDAGRLYLHDIRGALEQMTAATRQVMSYAGSADVLNLAVLPTFGTRWLAPRLAGFARRYPDAGLNLSVRLQPFDFGEEPFDGAIHHGDPVWAGAIAEHLFDEEVIPVASRAFRDRHEIRSPMDLVRVPRLQLATRPFAWRQWFDLAGVETDAAFQGARFEQFVMISEAAIHHAGAALIPRFFVEAELSSGRLVRLFDLSVQQQSAYYFVYPEGRTMRPVVSAFRQWLMEEARAARTARDTMLPG, encoded by the coding sequence ATGCGCCGTGCATTCGTCCCGCCTGCCGATACGCTGATCGCCTTCGAATGCGCAGCTCGACATTTGAGTTTCACGCGTGCCGCAGAAGAGCTGCACCTGACACAGGGCGCGATCTCAAAACAGGTGCGCCAACTGGAAGACAGACTTGGCGTGGAGCTGTTTCGCCGTGTGCGGCAGCGCATAGTGCTGACTGACGCCGGCCGGCTTTATCTGCACGACATCCGCGGCGCCCTGGAGCAGATGACTGCTGCCACGCGCCAGGTCATGTCCTATGCCGGTAGCGCAGACGTCCTGAACCTTGCCGTTCTGCCGACCTTCGGCACACGATGGCTTGCTCCCCGGCTCGCAGGCTTTGCGCGCCGTTATCCGGATGCCGGATTGAACTTGAGTGTTCGCCTGCAGCCTTTCGATTTTGGTGAAGAACCGTTCGATGGAGCAATTCATCATGGAGATCCGGTCTGGGCCGGAGCGATCGCCGAACACTTGTTCGACGAAGAGGTTATTCCGGTCGCGTCCCGGGCATTTCGGGACAGGCACGAGATTCGGTCGCCCATGGACCTTGTCCGCGTGCCGCGACTGCAACTGGCGACGAGACCGTTTGCCTGGAGGCAATGGTTCGACCTTGCCGGTGTGGAAACCGATGCAGCGTTCCAAGGCGCGCGTTTCGAACAGTTTGTCATGATCTCGGAGGCCGCCATCCATCATGCGGGTGCTGCGCTCATTCCCCGCTTTTTCGTCGAGGCGGAACTCTCTTCCGGCCGTCTGGTGCGCCTGTTCGACCTTTCTGTGCAGCAACAAAGCGCTTATTATTTTGTCTATCCGGAAGGGCGCACCATGCGACCGGTTGTTTCCGCATTTCGCCAATGGTTGATGGAAGAAGCCCGTGCTGCGCGTACCGCACGGGACACCATGCTCCCTGGTTGA
- the yegS gene encoding lipid kinase YegS, whose amino-acid sequence MDKQHLRLILNGKSAGRSDVRSAVEAVRAMGHVVSVRVTFEAGDITRLAQEALRDHEDQKIDTLVSGGGDGTLHEVVDAVLHSVPVGESPPFAFAVLPLGTANDFARHIRLDPSDITSCLRFAARASAKPMDIGEVNGCSFVNMATGGFGTQVTAQTDPNLKRVLGGAAYLFTGLNRFSELAACQARIEAEGFEWEGAFLALAIGNGRRAGGGIRLCPRAKLDDGFLDLTILPFPKSGKAIDLLQTLLDRGADDLTHGLIMRRVRHVQIETEKSVQFNLDGEPRNGQSWQIAIRHHCIDMRR is encoded by the coding sequence TTGGACAAACAGCATCTGCGTCTGATCCTAAACGGTAAATCTGCTGGCCGGAGCGACGTACGTTCTGCTGTTGAGGCGGTGCGGGCCATGGGACACGTGGTATCCGTTCGGGTCACCTTCGAAGCCGGAGATATCACCCGGTTGGCTCAGGAAGCCCTCAGGGATCATGAAGATCAAAAGATCGACACACTGGTCAGTGGTGGCGGCGATGGAACGCTTCACGAGGTCGTGGATGCCGTTCTGCACAGCGTGCCGGTGGGTGAAAGCCCCCCTTTCGCCTTTGCCGTTTTGCCACTTGGTACCGCCAATGATTTTGCACGGCACATTCGCCTTGACCCTTCAGACATCACTTCCTGTCTGCGATTTGCCGCAAGGGCCAGCGCCAAACCGATGGATATCGGAGAGGTCAACGGTTGTTCCTTCGTCAATATGGCAACTGGAGGGTTCGGCACGCAGGTCACGGCACAGACCGATCCCAACCTGAAGCGCGTGCTGGGCGGGGCTGCCTATCTATTTACCGGTCTCAACCGCTTTTCCGAGCTTGCAGCCTGTCAGGCACGGATCGAGGCAGAAGGGTTTGAGTGGGAAGGCGCTTTTCTTGCGCTTGCCATCGGCAACGGCCGCCGCGCCGGAGGCGGCATTCGCCTCTGCCCCCGTGCCAAACTGGATGACGGTTTCCTCGACCTGACAATCCTGCCTTTCCCAAAATCGGGAAAGGCCATCGACCTCCTCCAAACTCTCCTCGACAGAGGAGCTGACGATCTGACGCATGGTCTAATCATGCGAAGAGTTCGCCATGTTCAGATCGAAACCGAAAAATCGGTCCAGTTCAATCTCGACGGCGAACCCAGAAATGGACAGTCCTGGCAGATTGCGATAAGGCATCACTGCATCGACATGCGGCGGTGA
- a CDS encoding N-formylglutamate amidohydrolase, with the protein MILVNEGESPVILCLPHSGTDMPEAVSKRLNATGRLQADLSWQLDRVFDFHHILNVTVIRSTVSRYVIDLDKPVGNGDGEHCPVTTLDGKRIYQEGEEPGPTEIEQRELLFYDPFHKALRHQLDRLTKKHGKVILLDCQSMRSHIKGVTGKGLPLVSVGSMDGKSTDPDLRNLLVGSFQGLPGFTISVDEHAKGGLITRTLGQPDRGVHAMSLLLAQRAYLRHESPPFEPDKTRVERLREVLQDMLTRLIDWTALPDKNGNEASSGEVSQEPEADSDPSGEMSDDEVVAPNAEETEHRQEAEIEVDPVDASQSTSNDSGEPESGVSDELPEKPLLVAE; encoded by the coding sequence ATGATCCTGGTGAATGAAGGTGAAAGCCCTGTTATTCTGTGCCTGCCTCACAGCGGTACGGACATGCCCGAAGCTGTGTCAAAACGGCTGAATGCAACTGGACGCCTGCAGGCCGATTTGTCCTGGCAGCTGGACCGCGTTTTTGACTTTCACCATATCTTGAACGTAACGGTGATCCGTTCGACTGTGTCTCGATATGTGATCGATCTGGACAAGCCCGTTGGAAATGGTGACGGCGAACATTGTCCCGTCACGACACTTGATGGAAAACGGATTTATCAGGAAGGCGAGGAGCCTGGTCCAACCGAGATTGAGCAACGTGAACTGTTGTTTTATGATCCGTTCCACAAGGCTTTGAGACACCAACTGGATCGGTTGACTAAGAAGCATGGCAAGGTCATTCTTCTGGATTGCCAATCCATGCGCTCCCATATCAAGGGTGTTACCGGCAAAGGTCTGCCGCTGGTCAGCGTCGGCAGCATGGACGGCAAATCGACCGACCCCGACCTGCGCAATCTTCTGGTGGGGTCGTTTCAAGGGCTTCCAGGCTTCACAATCAGCGTTGACGAACACGCAAAAGGTGGCTTGATAACGCGCACTTTAGGGCAGCCGGATCGTGGTGTGCACGCCATGTCGCTCCTTCTGGCGCAACGGGCCTACCTGCGACATGAATCGCCGCCATTTGAACCTGACAAGACCCGCGTTGAACGTTTGCGTGAAGTACTCCAGGACATGTTAACCAGACTGATCGACTGGACAGCACTTCCGGACAAAAATGGGAATGAGGCAAGTTCCGGCGAAGTCAGCCAAGAACCGGAGGCTGACAGCGATCCATCTGGCGAGATGTCTGACGATGAGGTCGTTGCACCAAATGCTGAAGAGACGGAGCATCGTCAGGAAGCAGAAATCGAGGTGGATCCGGTAGATGCCTCGCAGTCGACTTCAAATGACAGTGGCGAACCGGAAAGCGGCGTATCCGACGAACTGCCGGAAAAACCGCTTCTGGTTGCTGAATAG
- a CDS encoding pyridoxal-phosphate-dependent aminotransferase family protein has protein sequence MTLRNGKEFLMIPGPTNVPDEVLRAMHRPAVDIYEGPLLETTDYCLAKLKETFRTNGKTYIYASNGHGAWDAALCNTLRRGDKVLVLESGRFALGWGEAGQINGLNVEVLPGSWEKSVDPKRLEDRLAMDKSHEIRAVLVVQVDTASGVWNDIAALRQAIDAAGHPALFMVDTIASLGCMPFEMDAWGVDVALTGSQKGLMCPPGLSFVAAGPKADEAHKTADLRTNYTDWTFRQGAEHYQKYCGTPPEHLLFGFRKALELLFEEGLEKAWRRHALLGEATRRAIEVWSEGGVVSFNVSEPHARSNSVTVLKIGEGNAAALRDFTKEVCGVTVGGTIGDLSGKGIRIAHMGHVNAVMLLGTLSAVELGFQRLGMPHGKGGAQAAMDYLAQSL, from the coding sequence GTGACGCTGCGCAATGGCAAAGAGTTTTTGATGATCCCCGGTCCAACGAATGTGCCCGACGAGGTGCTGCGCGCCATGCACCGCCCCGCCGTGGACATTTACGAAGGTCCTCTGTTGGAAACCACAGATTATTGCCTTGCCAAGCTCAAGGAAACATTCCGAACCAATGGCAAGACCTACATTTACGCTTCCAACGGCCATGGAGCCTGGGATGCTGCCCTGTGCAACACACTTCGTCGGGGCGACAAGGTATTGGTTCTGGAGTCCGGCCGTTTTGCACTCGGCTGGGGCGAGGCCGGGCAGATCAATGGGCTGAATGTCGAAGTCCTGCCGGGGTCTTGGGAGAAGAGCGTCGATCCCAAACGCCTTGAGGACCGTCTTGCCATGGACAAGTCGCACGAAATTCGGGCCGTACTGGTGGTGCAAGTCGACACAGCGTCTGGTGTCTGGAATGACATCGCGGCACTGAGGCAAGCAATTGATGCCGCCGGACACCCCGCTCTTTTCATGGTCGATACCATTGCATCGCTTGGCTGCATGCCGTTTGAAATGGATGCCTGGGGCGTCGATGTGGCACTCACCGGATCCCAAAAAGGTCTGATGTGCCCTCCCGGGCTCTCCTTTGTTGCCGCTGGTCCGAAAGCAGACGAGGCGCACAAGACCGCGGACCTAAGGACAAACTACACTGACTGGACATTCCGTCAGGGAGCAGAACACTACCAGAAATACTGCGGCACCCCACCAGAGCACCTCCTGTTCGGATTCCGAAAGGCTCTGGAGCTCCTTTTTGAAGAAGGTCTGGAAAAAGCCTGGCGCAGGCATGCACTTCTAGGTGAAGCGACGCGCCGAGCGATTGAGGTGTGGTCGGAAGGTGGCGTCGTCAGCTTCAACGTCAGCGAGCCGCATGCCCGCTCCAACAGCGTCACGGTGCTGAAGATTGGTGAAGGAAATGCAGCCGCGTTGCGCGATTTCACCAAGGAGGTCTGCGGTGTGACTGTTGGCGGCACCATAGGAGACTTGTCCGGGAAAGGCATCCGGATCGCGCATATGGGTCATGTCAATGCGGTCATGCTGCTTGGCACACTTTCGGCTGTGGAACTCGGTTTCCAAAGACTTGGAATGCCGCACGGCAAAGGTGGCGCACAGGCAGCCATGGACTATCTGGCGCAGTCGCTTTGA
- a CDS encoding acyl-CoA dehydrogenase, with product MNAPAQIKSSPAGGGTFDWQDPFQLRSQLNEDEQLIQDTARAFAQDKLQPRIIEAYREEKTDREIFNEMGELGLLGVTLPEDYGCAGASYVSYGVVAREIERVDSGYRSMMSVQSSLVMYPIYAYGSEEQRQKYLPKLATGEYVGCFGLTEPDAGSDPAGMRTRAEKTDGGYRLTGTKMWISNAPIADVFVVWAKSEAHDGAIRGFVLDKGTKGLSAPKVGGKLSLRASITGEIVMDGVDVGEDALLPNVSGLKGPFGCLNRARYGIAWGSMGAAEDCWTRALQYGLDREQFGRPLAQTQLFQKKLADMQTEITLGLQAALRVGRLFDAGNVAPEMISLIKRNNCGKALDIARQARDMHGGNGIQEEYHVMRHAQNLETVNTYEGTHDIHALILGRAQTGLQAFF from the coding sequence ATGAATGCACCGGCTCAAATTAAATCCTCGCCAGCAGGCGGCGGCACATTCGATTGGCAGGATCCGTTCCAGCTGAGAAGCCAGCTAAACGAAGATGAACAGCTGATCCAGGACACGGCGCGCGCCTTTGCGCAAGACAAACTTCAGCCGCGCATCATTGAGGCCTACCGGGAAGAAAAGACCGACCGGGAAATCTTCAATGAAATGGGTGAACTTGGCCTGCTCGGCGTAACGTTACCGGAAGACTACGGTTGCGCAGGGGCATCTTACGTTTCTTATGGTGTTGTCGCGCGGGAAATTGAACGTGTCGACAGCGGTTACCGATCCATGATGAGCGTTCAATCATCGTTGGTCATGTATCCAATCTACGCTTATGGTTCGGAAGAACAGCGGCAGAAATACCTGCCAAAGCTTGCCACCGGCGAATATGTTGGATGTTTCGGCCTAACCGAACCTGACGCCGGTTCAGACCCTGCCGGTATGCGCACGCGTGCGGAAAAGACAGATGGCGGTTACCGGTTGACTGGCACCAAAATGTGGATCTCCAACGCTCCGATCGCCGATGTCTTTGTTGTGTGGGCAAAGTCTGAAGCGCATGACGGCGCCATCCGCGGGTTTGTGCTCGACAAGGGCACGAAAGGCCTCAGCGCTCCGAAAGTCGGCGGCAAACTCTCCCTGCGCGCTTCGATCACGGGCGAAATCGTCATGGACGGCGTAGACGTTGGCGAAGATGCCCTGTTGCCGAATGTTTCGGGTCTGAAAGGGCCGTTTGGTTGCTTGAATCGGGCTCGCTACGGCATTGCGTGGGGTTCCATGGGCGCAGCTGAAGACTGTTGGACCCGTGCCCTGCAATATGGCCTCGACAGGGAACAGTTTGGCAGACCGCTGGCCCAGACACAGCTTTTTCAGAAAAAACTAGCGGATATGCAGACCGAGATAACGCTCGGCCTTCAGGCAGCTCTCCGCGTCGGTCGTCTGTTCGACGCTGGCAATGTTGCTCCGGAGATGATCTCGCTCATCAAGCGCAACAATTGCGGCAAGGCGCTGGATATTGCCCGTCAGGCTCGCGACATGCACGGCGGCAACGGTATCCAGGAAGAGTATCATGTCATGCGCCATGCACAGAACCTGGAAACGGTGAACACCTATGAAGGAACGCATGACATCCATGCGCTGATCCTCGGTCGGGCACAGACCGGCCTGCAGGCTTTCTTCTAA